The DNA sequence TGGCAGCGATGTCGCTGATGCACGCTGCGTGGGACAACGGTGTCGCCTCCTGTCCGATGGAAGGCTTCGACGCGGACGCACTCGTCGACGCGTTCGACATCGACGACGGCTACGAGCCGGTCATGCTCGTCACGCTGGGCTACGCGACCGAAGACGCCGACGATCTCGAGAACGGCCGCAAGGTCCGCCGCTCGGTCGACGAGATCGTCCACCACGAGACGTTCGAGCCGGAGACGGTCGACGCCGCAGCCGCCGACGACTGAAGCGGCCGAACCCTCGAACGCTCCGATTCCCCCTCCCCTTCCCCTTTTCCCCGTCGCCCGCGTGTCTCCGTTGATGGCGCGATGACACGCTGGCGGGCGGTCGCAGTCGGGGTCACTGTCGCAGTTCTCACCGAGAGCGTCGGCTACGTCCTGACCGGTCGGCTGTCTCTCTTTGGTGGGGCGTTCGGCGGACTGGTGGCAGGCTGGGTGATGAGTTCCGAGAGCGACGACGACGGCCGCAGCGGGGCGGGCCGTGCCGCGACAGTGAACCGTGGCGCGGGCGTCGGTCTCGCGGTCGGTGTCGCGTGGGGTGTCGTCCTCGCACCCGTCGCGGTCTATCTCTCGCTCGCCACGGGGGAGGTCGCGCTCTCCCCGTACGAGCACGTCGTCCGGACCGTCGGACTCGGCATGCTCGCCGCTCTGTTGGCGTTCGGGCTGACGGTTCCACCGCTCGTCTCCGGGGTGCTCGGCGCGACGTTCCGTACCGTTTATACCGCCACCAAAACAAACCGCAGACATGGTTAAAGAGCAGAAGCAGGTTCGAGAACTCCAGGAAGGAAGCTACGTCATCATGGAGGACGCCGCGTGTAAGATCAACCACTACAGCACGGCGAAGCCGGGCAAACACGGCAGCGCGAAGGCACGCGTCGAGGGCAAGGGCGTCTTCGACGGCAAGAAGCGCAGTCTGAGCCAGCCGGTCGACGCGAAGATCTGGGTCCCGATAATCGAGCGAAAGCAGGGACAGGTCGTCTCCGTCACGGGCGACGACGCGCAGATCATGGACCTTGACACCTACGAGACGTTTACGATGCGCATCCCCGAGGACGAGGACTTCTCGCCCGAGGACGAGATCGAGTATCTCGAATACGAAGGCCAGCGCAAGGTCGTCTAAATGTTCCCCGGGGCGACCGCCGACCGCAGCAGTGCGAAGTACGTGGTCGTCGGAGCCCCACTCGACGTCTCGACGTCCTTCCAGCCCGGGACGCGCTTCGGCCCGGACCGGGTCCGGAAATTCGCCGAGACGTACGACGACTACCACCATACGACCGACCAGTTCTTCTCGGAACTCGGCGTCCACGACGCGGGCGACGTCCGCGCGTGGGACGACATTCCTGACTATCTGGAGTGGCTACGCGGCACGCTGACCGACGTCGTCTGGGACAACGCCGTCCCCGTCACCATCGGCGGCGAGCACACCGTCTCCGCCGCGGGTGTCGCCGCCGTCGACCCGGACGTCTTCGTCTGTCTCGACGCGCATCTCGACCTCCGCGCCGACTACGACGGCAACGAGTGGAGCCACGCCGCCGTTACCCGTCGGATTCTCGACGGGTGGCCCGACGATGGAAGCAAGAGTGGCGATGGCGACGAAAGCGACGCTGACGACGAAAGCGACGCTGACGCCGCAGCGACGGCGGACGAAGCGGTCATCCTCGGTGCTCGCACCGGCTCGCCCGAGGAGTGGGAACGCGCCGACGCGGCCGACGTGACCGTCGTCGCGCCCGAGGAGGTCGCCGACTGGACGCCCGACTTCGATGACGACACGACGGTCTACCTGAGCGTCGACATCGACGCCGCAGACCCTGGCTTCGCGCCCGGCACGGGGACGATGGAGCCGTTCGGGCTGACACCGCGCGAACTGCGCGACGTCGTCCGGGCTGTCGCACCCCACGCCGTCGGCTTCGACGTCGTGGAGGTCAACGACCGCGACGACGGACAGGCCGCCGCACTCGCGGGTAAACTCCTCCGCGAGTTCGTCTTCTCGCACGCAGCCAGTCGGTAGTCGGTCGGTTCTTCCGACCGTCCAGCAGTTCGTCCGACCGCAACGAGCACCGCCGCTACCGAGTCGGTAACGCCGAAAACGAGTGGTGTGCGAGTAGTCAGCGGGTGGTCAGCGGCTCGTCGCCTTCCGGAGCAGACGTTTTCCTTTGCGAACGATTCGCTGTTGCGTCTCGTTCGGCAGCTGCTGCCATGCCTTCTTGGCCTTGCTGAGCTTGCCCATCGTGGTCACCTCTCGTCGCCCGTGCCGTGCGGCGCGGGCGTGCCCCGATGTTGGCTATCGCGCCTGAAAACGCTGATGGCGGACGTCCCGTGTGTCACGCTGGTGGCCCTGTACACCGGTACCGCAACAGGTCGACGCGCTCCGTCGGCTCCGGGCCGTCGAGGTTCGTACGCTGTTCGACGTAACTGACCGTGAGCCGCGTCAGGTCGTCCTCGTGGGTCGTGTTCCAGCGGTGACAGAAGTAGCCCGCGAACTCCTCGCGGAGCCGTCGGTCACCGCTCCACCGCACGTCCTGCAGATACTTCCGCCAGCGGGCACTCGGGTAGGTCCGGTCGACCTCGGCCGGTTTGTCCCACTCGACGGTCCCGCCGCGGAAGGCGTCGACGCGCTCGCCGGATTCGAGCCGCCCGGGGACGACGTACCAGCCGTCGACGTTCAACGGCGCGGGGGCGAACATGTTCCACCGGAACTGCTCGGGGTCGACGTTCGACTCGACCGCCTCGGGTGTGTCGACCGCGCCGACGGAGGCCGCGTTCCAGAGGAGGATGAGGACGAGGAGGACGGTGACGAACGCCGGGACCGCCCGTGCTCGGAAGCGGCGGAGAGCAGGACGCGCCGGGAGCGATGAGGCCCACGGCAGTCGGCTGGTGGCGTTGTCGACGCCGCCGGCGACACGGACGAGCGCGCCCACGACGGAGTCGGTCGCGGCGGCGACACGCTCACGTCGCCGGAGCGGGTCAACGACCCGCGACTCCACGCCGTCCCACACTGTGGGCGACAAGAACAGCAACAGTGCGGCGACCGAGACGAGCGGGAAGATCCCGAGCAGCATCGTCACCGCCATCCCGAGGTGCATCCCGGCGAAGGCCAGCACCAGCACCGACCGCGCCCGGCCGGTGAGGACGAGCAACAGCGGCGAGGCGACGAGCATGACCAGCCACAGTTCGCCGAGCACGCGCAGTACCGCCGGATACTCCGCGAGCACGTCGCCGAGCAGGATCGTCAACTGGTCGAGGCTGAACACCTGGAGGATGGCCGTCCCGTTCGGCCAGACGTCGCCCTGGAGTTTGATGACGGCGTTGGTCGCGTAGACGAGGACGACCTGCACGAGGATAGCGGCGGAGGCGACGGAGACGACGCGGGAATCCGTGGCTGTCGAACTCACGTCCCGCCGGAGCGCGTCGAGCGACCACCGGCTGCCGAGCGGGAGGAAGAGTCCCCAGAAGAGCAGCCGCCGCAGGAGCGAGTCGCCCGCGTTGAGCACGTAGGGGTTCCGGAGATGCAGCGAGACGAGCAGCAGCCACGACAGGAGCGCGACCGTCTTCGTCCGGTAGCCGAGGGTGAGTGCCACGGCGAGGACACCGGCGACGCCGAACAGGAGAATCTGGAGCCACACGTCGCCCGAGAGCGCGTGCAGCGACAGGTCGGCGAACGTCGGATACCGCGCCGCGAGCAGCGAGCGCGGGAGGACGCCCGCGTCGGTGTAGAACGCGACGAGGTTGCGCGAGCGGAGCAGCAGGTCCGCGAGGAGCAACAGGCCGAGCGAGACTCGGAGCGCGGCGAGTGCTCGGCGGTCGACACCGACGCGACGGGCTAATGCACGCCAGCCGCGGGACTGGAGGGAGGGAAGGCGAGCGCGGAGGGCCATAGTTACAATCCTGTCAGTCGGCCCTGAATAGTTTGTGTGGGCTGCCCGAGAACGGGGGATACAAACGACTGCCGTGTCATCTCCCGGTATGGACCGAAGCGACCTCTTCGCGCGCTACGACGAGGAACTGCGCACCGCCGACTACGCCGACGTCGACGCCAGCCCCAACGGCCTGCAGGTCGGCAGCGACGAGGGGACGGTCGAGCACGTCGCCTTCGCTGTCGACGCCGCCGTCTCGACCATCGAGGACGCCATCGACGTCGGCGCGGACGTGCTCGTGACCCACCACGGCCTGATCTGGGGCGGGCTGGACCGCGTGACGGGCCGCGAGTTCGAGCGTATCGCCCCGCTCGTCCGCAACGACCTCTCGCTCTACGTCTCGCATCTCCCGCTCGACGGCCACCAGGAACTGGGCAACGCCGCGGGCGTCGCCGACGTGCTCGGGCTGGAAGCGAGAGAGCCGTTCGGCGCGATGGGACCGGAACACATCGGCCAGCGTGGGGTGCTGTCTGAGCCGACCTCTGTTGCTGACCTCACGGCGGACCTCGACGACGCGCTGGACACGGGGGGTCGCGGCGTCCAACTCGTCGACGCCGGTCCCGCGGAAGTCGAATCCGTGGCCGTCGTCACCGGCAGCGGCGTCGACTGGCTGGACGAGGCGGTCGACGTCGGCGCGGACCTGCTCGTGACCGGCGAAGGCAAACAGAAAATCTACCACGAAGCCCAGGAGGCTGGCGTCAACGTCGTCCTCGCGGGCCACTACGCGACCGAGACGTTCGGCGTGCAGTCCCTGCAGTCGCTCGCCGAGGAGTGGGGGCTGGAGACAACGTACATCGACGAACCGACCGGGCTGTAGACGTCCGACGTATCGTCGCGTTCAAACCGTCGGCCCGCACATCTCGGGTATGAGCGACCACGAGGGTCACGACGACGGGACCCACGACCACGACGGCGACGCGGACGGCGAGGGTCACGAGCACGACGGCGACGGCGACGGCCACGACCACGAAGACGGCTACCAGCCGCCGAACCGCGAGGTCTTCCACCACGACCCGCTCGGCCAGACGGAGGTCTGGGCGGGCATGAGCGTCGGTGAGTTGGGCGAGGAGTACGGCAAGGCTGGCATCGGCGCGGGCAAGCTCCACGAGGCCATCGACATCTACGCGGAGATGCTGGCCGACGAGGACTGCACGGTCTTCTTCTCGCTCGCGGGAGCGATGGTCCCGACCGGGATGCGCACGCTCGTCGCCGACCTCATCCGCGACGGCTACATCGACGCGCTCGTCACGACGGGCGCGAACCTGACGCACGACGCCATTGAGGCCATCGGCGGCAAGCACCACCACGGCGCGGAACACCAACACGGCAAGAGCGTCCGCGAGCACGACGAGGACCTCCGTGACGAGGAGGTCGACCGCATCTTCAACGTCTATCTTCCTCAAGAGCATTTCGCGCTGTTCGAGGGCCATCTCCGCGAGGAGGTCTTCCCCGCCATCGAGGAGGAGGGCTCGGTCGGCATCGAGCGCTTTGTTCGGGAGCTTGGCCGCGCCAACAGCGAGGTCAACGAGCGCGAGGAGATCGAGGAGGACGCGGGCGTCGCCGCCGCGGCCTACGAGAACGACGTGCCCATCTACTGCCCGGCGATTCAGGACTCCGTCCTCGGTCTCCAGGCGTGGATGTACTCCCAGACTTCCGAGTTCACGCTGGACGCGCTGGCGGACATGACGCCGCTGACGGACCTCGCGTTCGACGCCGAGAACGCGGGCTGTATGCTCGTCGGCGGCGGCGTCCCGAAGAACTTCACGCTCCAGACGATGCTCGTCACGCCCGGCGCGTACGACTACGCCGTCCAGCTCACGATGGACCCCGAAGCCACCGGCGGCCTGTCGGGCGCGACGCTCGACGAAGCGCGCTCGTGGGGGAAGCTGAAGAAGGAAGCCCGCAACGCCACCGTCGTCGGCGACGCGACCATCCTCCTGCCGCTCGTCGTCGCCGCCGCACGCGAGAAAATCGAGAACTGAACGGCTCGTTTTCTCTCCAATCTCGCTCTCTCCCTCTCTGCCTCAGTCCAACGTCTCCTGCACCAGTTCGAGCAACTGCTCGGGACCTTTTTCGTCGTAGACGTTGACCGCGGGGAAGGGGTAGTCCAGTTCGTCGGCGTCTCCCCACGTCGAGACGCCCGCGATGACGGCATCTGAGAGCGACGTCACGCGGTCGGCCTCGCTCGCGACGTCGGGGACCGAAAACCGCTCGAAGTCGTCGCGCGTCTCGCGACTCGGGTCGTCGACGAGGACGACCGCGTCGGGCCACGCACCCTGCAGGAGACCGAGCGAGACGCTGCCGTAGGCGCGGTGTGAGAGCGCGC is a window from the Halogranum gelatinilyticum genome containing:
- a CDS encoding translation initiation factor IF-5A, which gives rise to MVKEQKQVRELQEGSYVIMEDAACKINHYSTAKPGKHGSAKARVEGKGVFDGKKRSLSQPVDAKIWVPIIERKQGQVVSVTGDDAQIMDLDTYETFTMRIPEDEDFSPEDEIEYLEYEGQRKVV
- a CDS encoding arginase family protein translates to MFPGATADRSSAKYVVVGAPLDVSTSFQPGTRFGPDRVRKFAETYDDYHHTTDQFFSELGVHDAGDVRAWDDIPDYLEWLRGTLTDVVWDNAVPVTIGGEHTVSAAGVAAVDPDVFVCLDAHLDLRADYDGNEWSHAAVTRRILDGWPDDGSKSGDGDESDADDESDADAAATADEAVILGARTGSPEEWERADAADVTVVAPEEVADWTPDFDDDTTVYLSVDIDAADPGFAPGTGTMEPFGLTPRELRDVVRAVAPHAVGFDVVEVNDRDDGQAAALAGKLLREFVFSHAASR
- a CDS encoding HTTM domain-containing protein, with amino-acid sequence MALRARLPSLQSRGWRALARRVGVDRRALAALRVSLGLLLLADLLLRSRNLVAFYTDAGVLPRSLLAARYPTFADLSLHALSGDVWLQILLFGVAGVLAVALTLGYRTKTVALLSWLLLVSLHLRNPYVLNAGDSLLRRLLFWGLFLPLGSRWSLDALRRDVSSTATDSRVVSVASAAILVQVVLVYATNAVIKLQGDVWPNGTAILQVFSLDQLTILLGDVLAEYPAVLRVLGELWLVMLVASPLLLVLTGRARSVLVLAFAGMHLGMAVTMLLGIFPLVSVAALLLFLSPTVWDGVESRVVDPLRRRERVAAATDSVVGALVRVAGGVDNATSRLPWASSLPARPALRRFRARAVPAFVTVLLVLILLWNAASVGAVDTPEAVESNVDPEQFRWNMFAPAPLNVDGWYVVPGRLESGERVDAFRGGTVEWDKPAEVDRTYPSARWRKYLQDVRWSGDRRLREEFAGYFCHRWNTTHEDDLTRLTVSYVEQRTNLDGPEPTERVDLLRYRCTGPPA
- a CDS encoding Nif3-like dinuclear metal center hexameric protein; amino-acid sequence: MDRSDLFARYDEELRTADYADVDASPNGLQVGSDEGTVEHVAFAVDAAVSTIEDAIDVGADVLVTHHGLIWGGLDRVTGREFERIAPLVRNDLSLYVSHLPLDGHQELGNAAGVADVLGLEAREPFGAMGPEHIGQRGVLSEPTSVADLTADLDDALDTGGRGVQLVDAGPAEVESVAVVTGSGVDWLDEAVDVGADLLVTGEGKQKIYHEAQEAGVNVVLAGHYATETFGVQSLQSLAEEWGLETTYIDEPTGL
- a CDS encoding deoxyhypusine synthase → MSDHEGHDDGTHDHDGDADGEGHEHDGDGDGHDHEDGYQPPNREVFHHDPLGQTEVWAGMSVGELGEEYGKAGIGAGKLHEAIDIYAEMLADEDCTVFFSLAGAMVPTGMRTLVADLIRDGYIDALVTTGANLTHDAIEAIGGKHHHGAEHQHGKSVREHDEDLRDEEVDRIFNVYLPQEHFALFEGHLREEVFPAIEEEGSVGIERFVRELGRANSEVNEREEIEEDAGVAAAAYENDVPIYCPAIQDSVLGLQAWMYSQTSEFTLDALADMTPLTDLAFDAENAGCMLVGGGVPKNFTLQTMLVTPGAYDYAVQLTMDPEATGGLSGATLDEARSWGKLKKEARNATVVGDATILLPLVVAAAREKIEN